In Micromonospora sp. LH3U1, one genomic interval encodes:
- a CDS encoding DUF4193 domain-containing protein has product MATDYDAPRRDEVDLGEDSLEELKARRVDSQSGAVDVDEAEVAESFELPGADLADEELTVKVLPMQQDEFRCARCFLVHHRSQLAVERNGELICRECV; this is encoded by the coding sequence ATGGCCACCGACTACGACGCCCCGCGTCGCGATGAGGTCGACCTCGGCGAGGACAGCCTGGAAGAGCTCAAGGCCCGGCGCGTCGACTCACAGTCGGGCGCGGTGGACGTCGACGAGGCCGAGGTGGCCGAGAGCTTTGAGCTGCCCGGTGCCGATCTGGCCGACGAGGAGCTCACGGTCAAGGTGCTTCCGATGCAGCAGGACGAGTTCCGGTGCGCCCGCTGCTTCCTGGTCCATCACCGTAGCCAGCTGGCGGTCGAGCGTAACGGCGAGTTGATCTGCCGCGAGTGCGTCTGA
- a CDS encoding carbohydrate kinase family protein: MTHRPRVVVVGDVITDVVAVLSGPLAAGSDTAAEISIGGGGQAANTAAWIAAQGVDVTLVGAVGDDDAGRDRLAELDHMGVDCAVERVEGVPTGTVIVLATDGERTMVSQRGANLRLSAPHVEQALAAVPDAGHLHLSAYTLLDAGSRGAGLRALAAARERGLTTSVDAASAAPLRRVGAAAFLSWVRDVDLLLVNADEATVLAGGLDPAAQGRALSATARRVVVKRGAAGAVWVDRTAAVSVAPARRVAVVDVTGAGDAFAAGLLTAWLAGATPTAALSRATDLGALAVSTVGARPQP; encoded by the coding sequence ATGACTCACCGGCCGCGGGTGGTCGTGGTCGGAGATGTGATCACCGATGTGGTCGCGGTGCTGTCCGGGCCGCTCGCGGCCGGATCGGACACCGCAGCCGAGATCAGCATCGGTGGAGGCGGCCAGGCGGCCAACACCGCCGCCTGGATCGCCGCGCAGGGGGTGGACGTCACGCTCGTCGGCGCGGTCGGTGACGACGACGCGGGGCGGGACCGCCTCGCCGAACTCGACCACATGGGCGTCGACTGCGCGGTCGAGCGGGTCGAGGGCGTACCGACCGGAACGGTGATCGTGCTGGCCACCGACGGCGAGCGCACCATGGTCAGCCAGCGGGGCGCGAACCTACGGCTGAGCGCCCCGCACGTCGAGCAGGCCCTCGCGGCGGTGCCCGACGCTGGGCATCTGCACCTGTCCGCGTACACCCTCCTGGACGCCGGGTCGCGCGGCGCGGGGCTGCGGGCGTTGGCCGCCGCCCGCGAGCGCGGGCTCACCACCAGCGTCGACGCGGCCTCCGCGGCGCCGCTGCGGCGAGTGGGCGCGGCGGCGTTTTTGAGTTGGGTACGCGACGTCGACCTGCTGCTGGTCAACGCGGACGAGGCCACGGTGCTGGCCGGCGGGCTGGACCCGGCGGCGCAGGGGCGGGCGCTGTCGGCGACGGCCCGGCGGGTCGTGGTCAAGCGCGGCGCGGCCGGCGCGGTCTGGGTCGACCGCACCGCGGCGGTCAGTGTGGCGCCGGCCCGGCGGGTGGCGGTGGTGGACGTCACGGGGGCGGGCGACGCCTTCGCGGCCGGCCTGCTCACCGCCTGGCTCGCCGGTGCCACCCCGACCGCGGCACTGAGCCGCGCCA
- a CDS encoding DUF3159 domain-containing protein produces the protein MTTGQDRAAQPETGPQDEERLPTIAEQMADQLGGWRGLVESSIPVVVFVIANIIGELRPAVIASVSIAVLIAGLRLAQRRPIRHAINGLFGVGVGAAIAWRTGDERDFYLPGILYGIGYGIALLISAVIRQPLVGWIWSVLVAKGRSEWRDDPKLVRVFTQLTVLWGVVWLAKVGVQAGLYLAHQDTALGVARLALGYPPYALLLLITVWTVRRVTREPQPTPLPGA, from the coding sequence ATGACGACGGGACAGGACCGGGCGGCACAGCCGGAGACCGGCCCTCAGGACGAGGAGCGACTGCCGACGATCGCCGAGCAGATGGCCGATCAGCTCGGCGGCTGGCGAGGGCTGGTCGAGTCCAGCATCCCGGTCGTGGTGTTCGTCATCGCCAACATCATCGGCGAGCTGCGGCCGGCGGTGATCGCCTCGGTGTCCATCGCCGTGTTGATCGCCGGGCTGCGGCTGGCTCAGCGCCGACCGATCCGGCACGCCATCAACGGGCTGTTCGGCGTGGGCGTCGGAGCGGCCATCGCCTGGCGCACCGGCGACGAGCGCGATTTCTACCTTCCCGGCATCCTCTACGGCATCGGCTACGGGATCGCCCTGCTGATCTCGGCGGTCATCCGGCAGCCGCTGGTGGGCTGGATCTGGTCGGTGCTGGTCGCCAAGGGCCGTTCGGAGTGGCGGGACGACCCGAAGCTGGTGCGCGTCTTCACCCAGCTGACCGTGCTCTGGGGCGTGGTCTGGTTGGCCAAGGTGGGCGTGCAGGCCGGGCTCTACCTGGCCCACCAGGACACCGCGCTGGGCGTGGCCCGGCTGGCGCTGGGCTACCCGCCGTACGCGCTGCTGCTGCTGATCACGGTCTGGACGGTGCGCCGGGTCACCCGGGAGCCGCAGCCGACCCCGCTGCCCGGCGCCTGA
- a CDS encoding DUF7455 domain-containing protein yields the protein MNSTLTPPPETVASPAADERCDRCNAAGKLRITLTGGSELVFCGHHANKYAEDLVKITERFATEPDFSWRGADLMAN from the coding sequence ATGAACTCGACCCTCACGCCGCCGCCCGAGACGGTGGCGTCCCCAGCCGCCGATGAACGGTGCGACCGCTGCAATGCTGCCGGGAAGCTCCGGATCACTCTGACGGGTGGGAGTGAGCTGGTGTTCTGCGGGCACCACGCGAACAAGTACGCGGAGGATCTCGTGAAGATCACCGAGCGGTTCGCAACGGAGCCCGACTTCAGCTGGCGTGGCGCCGATCTGATGGCGAACTAG
- a CDS encoding DEAD/DEAH box helicase produces MAARTPVLETFPALRAWQRKALVEYLRRRTDDFTAVATPGAGKTTFALRIAAELLGDGTIEAVTVVAPTEHLKNQWSDAAARVGIQLDAAFRNADLHSAADFHGAVVTYAQVGMAPQVHRRRTMTRRTLVILDEIHHAGDSRSWGDGVKNAFEPAVRRLMLTGTPFRSDDNPIPFVSYERSGDGLLRSRADSVYGYADALRDGVVRPVLFLAYSGETRWRTNAGEELAARLGEPMTQDLVAQAWRTALDPAGDWMPQVLRAADARLTVLRNAGMADAGGLIIATDQQTARSYAKLIEQVTGEKASVVLSDDLGASARIATFAASEQRWLVAVRMVSEGVDIPRLAVGVYATSASTPLYFAQAIGRFVRARRPGETASVFLPSVPHLLGLASEMETERDHVLGKPKDSDGLDDDLLERAQRDDKASGELEKRFAALSATAELDQVIFDGASFGTAAQAGTPEEEEYLGLPGLLTADQVSLLLTKRQAAQLAAQRRRTVDGAAQPAAAPTAAPPAPMSAAQRRVALRRQLNALVAARHHRTGQPHGKIHAELRRLCGGPPSAQATIEQLEERIATVQTL; encoded by the coding sequence GTGGCAGCCCGGACGCCGGTGCTTGAGACGTTCCCGGCACTACGCGCCTGGCAGCGCAAGGCCCTGGTGGAATACCTGCGCCGGCGCACCGACGACTTCACCGCGGTCGCCACACCGGGAGCAGGCAAGACCACCTTCGCCCTGCGGATCGCGGCCGAACTGCTCGGTGACGGCACCATCGAGGCGGTCACCGTGGTCGCCCCGACCGAGCACCTGAAGAACCAGTGGTCCGACGCCGCGGCCCGGGTGGGCATCCAACTCGACGCCGCCTTCCGCAACGCCGACCTGCACTCCGCAGCCGACTTCCACGGTGCGGTCGTCACCTACGCCCAGGTGGGGATGGCCCCGCAGGTGCACCGGCGGCGCACCATGACCCGACGCACCCTGGTCATCCTCGACGAGATCCACCACGCCGGTGACTCCCGGTCCTGGGGTGACGGGGTCAAGAACGCCTTCGAGCCCGCCGTACGCCGGCTGATGCTCACCGGGACGCCGTTCCGCTCCGACGACAACCCGATCCCGTTCGTGAGCTACGAGCGGAGCGGAGACGGGCTGCTGCGCTCTCGCGCCGACTCGGTGTACGGCTACGCCGACGCGCTGCGCGACGGGGTGGTCCGGCCGGTGCTGTTCCTGGCCTACTCCGGGGAGACCCGCTGGCGGACCAACGCGGGGGAGGAACTGGCCGCCCGCCTCGGTGAGCCGATGACACAGGACCTGGTGGCGCAGGCGTGGCGCACCGCCCTGGACCCGGCCGGAGACTGGATGCCGCAGGTGCTGCGGGCCGCCGACGCCCGACTCACCGTGCTGCGGAACGCCGGAATGGCCGACGCCGGTGGCCTGATCATCGCCACCGACCAGCAGACCGCCCGCTCGTACGCGAAGCTGATCGAGCAGGTGACCGGCGAGAAGGCCTCTGTGGTGCTCTCCGACGACCTGGGCGCGTCCGCCCGGATCGCGACGTTCGCGGCGTCCGAGCAGCGGTGGCTGGTCGCGGTGCGGATGGTGTCCGAGGGGGTCGACATCCCGCGACTCGCGGTCGGGGTCTACGCCACCAGCGCCAGCACGCCGCTCTACTTCGCCCAGGCGATCGGCCGGTTCGTGCGTGCCCGCCGGCCCGGGGAGACCGCGTCGGTCTTCCTGCCCAGCGTGCCGCACCTGCTCGGGCTGGCCAGCGAGATGGAGACCGAGCGGGACCATGTGCTCGGTAAACCCAAGGACTCCGACGGGCTCGACGACGACCTGCTGGAACGGGCACAGCGCGACGACAAGGCCAGCGGCGAGTTGGAGAAGCGGTTCGCCGCGCTCTCGGCCACCGCCGAGCTGGACCAGGTGATCTTCGACGGTGCGTCGTTCGGCACCGCCGCGCAGGCCGGCACCCCCGAGGAAGAGGAATACCTCGGCCTGCCCGGCCTGCTCACCGCCGACCAGGTCTCCCTGCTGCTGACCAAGCGGCAGGCCGCACAGCTCGCTGCCCAGCGCCGTCGTACCGTCGACGGGGCCGCTCAGCCGGCCGCTGCGCCCACTGCGGCGCCACCGGCACCCATGAGCGCCGCCCAGCGTCGAGTGGCGCTCCGGCGCCAGCTGAACGCTCTGGTGGCCGCCCGACACCACCGCACCGGCCAGCCCCACGGCAAGATCCATGCCGAGTTGCGCCGACTCTGTGGCGGCCCGCCGAGCGCCCAGGCCACGATCGAGCAGCTAGAGGAACGCATCGCCACCGTGCAAACCCTCTAG
- a CDS encoding DUF3093 domain-containing protein produces the protein MSPSPSADQPPVAVRTAYAERLDLPWWLWLAGLVAAALLAVEIWMGASGVRTWLPFAVLLPLTAAGLWWLGRIRVGVADSELRVDDARLPVRFVADVVPLDVEGRREVLGVGADPLAFVVQRPWISGAVQVVLDDPADPTPFWVVSTRNPVELAEAVLTARDAIRPRVDPPAGEPA, from the coding sequence ATGTCGCCCTCCCCATCCGCCGATCAGCCGCCGGTCGCCGTCCGCACGGCGTACGCCGAACGGCTGGATCTGCCCTGGTGGCTGTGGCTGGCCGGGCTGGTGGCCGCCGCACTGCTGGCCGTCGAGATCTGGATGGGCGCCTCCGGCGTCCGCACCTGGCTGCCGTTCGCCGTGCTGTTGCCGCTCACCGCGGCCGGGTTGTGGTGGCTGGGCCGGATCCGCGTCGGTGTCGCCGACTCCGAGCTGCGGGTGGACGATGCCCGCCTGCCGGTGCGCTTCGTGGCCGACGTGGTGCCGCTGGACGTCGAGGGTCGCCGTGAGGTGCTCGGGGTTGGCGCGGACCCGCTCGCCTTCGTGGTGCAGCGCCCGTGGATCAGCGGCGCCGTGCAGGTGGTGCTCGACGATCCGGCCGATCCGACCCCGTTCTGGGTGGTCAGCACGCGGAACCCGGTCGAGTTGGCCGAGGCGGTGCTGACCGCGCGGGACGCCATCCGCCCACGCGTCGACCCGCCGGCCGGCGAGCCGGCCTGA
- a CDS encoding LytR C-terminal domain-containing protein, which produces MRALVVVGLLGVLALAFVVTAIVRDSQGKAGTAESCPEGWPLADVTLHEPKDVKINVLNATDEPGRAGSVADDFRNRKFQVMKVGNAPKGIDDVAILRYGPKGVGSAHLLQAYFLNNAEPGYDPARTDDVVDVVLGNRFQQLATTTEVNQSLGDIGAPQAPKGSCPSPVAK; this is translated from the coding sequence GTGCGAGCACTCGTCGTCGTCGGCCTGCTGGGGGTGCTGGCCCTGGCATTCGTGGTCACCGCGATCGTCCGGGACAGCCAGGGGAAGGCAGGCACGGCCGAGAGCTGCCCAGAGGGCTGGCCGCTGGCCGACGTGACTCTGCACGAGCCCAAGGACGTCAAGATCAACGTGTTGAACGCGACCGACGAGCCCGGCCGGGCCGGCAGCGTCGCCGACGACTTCCGCAACCGCAAGTTCCAGGTCATGAAGGTCGGTAACGCCCCCAAGGGGATCGACGACGTGGCGATCCTGCGGTACGGCCCCAAGGGTGTCGGCTCCGCGCACCTGCTGCAGGCGTACTTCCTCAACAACGCCGAGCCGGGCTACGACCCGGCGCGCACCGACGACGTCGTGGACGTGGTGCTGGGCAATCGCTTCCAGCAACTCGCCACCACGACCGAGGTCAACCAGTCCCTCGGTGACATCGGCGCTCCGCAGGCGCCCAAGGGCTCCTGCCCGTCCCCGGTCGCCAAGTGA
- a CDS encoding inositol monophosphatase family protein, producing MDRSAPSPRELLAIALDVARDAAATAYRMRVEGVSVAATKSTVTDVVTAADRAVERQVLDALKRLRPDDAVLGEEYGTGDTGPATPGGVRWIVDPIDGTVNYLYGLPYSAVSLAAEVDGVVVAGVVRNVSTGEEWTATVGGGAWRDGARLSCSGETDLGQALVGTGFGYDAGRRTHQAQVVAGLIAHVRDIRRLGAAALDLCLVAEGRLDAYFEKGLAAWDLAAGGLVAAEAGVRVAGLAGRAPGPDLVVAAPPALFAPLHDRLAELDAAGGP from the coding sequence ATGGACCGCTCGGCGCCGTCACCTCGGGAACTTTTGGCGATAGCGCTCGATGTCGCGCGGGATGCGGCGGCCACCGCGTACCGGATGCGGGTCGAGGGTGTTTCGGTGGCCGCGACCAAGAGTACGGTCACCGACGTGGTCACCGCCGCCGACCGGGCGGTCGAGCGGCAGGTGCTCGACGCGCTGAAGCGGTTGCGGCCGGACGACGCGGTGCTCGGCGAGGAATACGGCACGGGGGACACCGGGCCGGCCACGCCGGGCGGGGTGCGCTGGATCGTCGACCCGATCGACGGCACCGTCAACTACCTCTACGGGCTGCCGTACAGCGCGGTGTCGCTGGCCGCCGAGGTGGACGGGGTGGTGGTCGCCGGGGTGGTGCGCAACGTGAGCACCGGCGAGGAGTGGACGGCCACGGTCGGGGGCGGTGCCTGGCGCGACGGTGCCCGGCTGAGCTGCTCCGGCGAGACCGACCTGGGACAGGCGCTGGTCGGCACCGGCTTCGGCTACGACGCCGGACGCCGCACGCACCAGGCCCAGGTGGTGGCCGGGCTGATCGCACACGTACGGGACATCCGCCGGCTCGGTGCCGCCGCGCTGGACCTCTGCCTGGTCGCGGAGGGCCGGCTCGACGCGTACTTCGAGAAGGGCCTCGCGGCCTGGGACCTGGCGGCGGGCGGACTGGTGGCCGCCGAGGCGGGTGTCCGAGTCGCCGGCCTGGCGGGTCGGGCACCGGGGCCGGACCTGGTGGTCGCGGCCCCGCCCGCGCTGTTCGCGCCCCTGCACGACCGACTGGCCGAGCTGGACGCCGCCGGTGGCCCCTGA
- a CDS encoding DUF3039 domain-containing protein gives MSTEVLERPELKDADTGPEMFHYVRKEKIAESAVMGTYVVALCGETFPVTKAAKPGSPVCPKCKEIYDSYRE, from the coding sequence GTGAGCACAGAGGTTCTCGAGCGTCCGGAGCTGAAGGACGCCGACACCGGTCCCGAGATGTTCCACTACGTCCGCAAGGAGAAGATCGCCGAAAGTGCCGTCATGGGCACCTACGTCGTCGCGCTCTGCGGTGAGACGTTCCCGGTCACCAAGGCTGCCAAGCCGGGCTCGCCGGTCTGCCCCAAGTGCAAGGAGATCTACGACTCGTACCGCGAGTGA
- a CDS encoding RNA polymerase sigma factor, with the protein MTEPRQTGADVRSLTDTLIAHAQSAGGQLTSAQLARTVESAEVTPAQAKKILRALSEAGVTVVVDGSASTRRRVAAARSTTPASRATTAKTTKKAAAPAPKQAPGSDDALSAPAPRKVAAARKATGSPAEGAATPAKATKSTRATKATVAAAGAKAGTKAKGEGAEGEIDPEELAAVIEDVVVEEPAELAQAAETDAAASATDNDFEWDDEESEALKQARRDAELTASADSVRAYLKQIGKVPLLNAEQEVELAKRIEAGLYAAERLRAADEGEEKLVREMVRDLGWISRDGERAKNHLLEANLRLVVSLAKRYTGRGMAFLDLIQEGNLGLIRAVEKFDYTKGYKFSTYATWWIRQAITRAMADQARTIRIPVHMVEVINKLGRIQRELLQDLGREPTPEELAKEMDITPEKVLEIQQYAREPISLDQTIGDEGDSQLGDFIEDSEAVVAVDAVSFSLLQDQLQQVLQTLSEREAGVVRLRFGLTDGQPRTLDEIGQVYGVTRERIRQIESKTMSKLRHPSRSQVLRDYLD; encoded by the coding sequence GTGACAGAACCCCGCCAGACCGGCGCCGACGTTCGCTCGCTCACCGACACCCTGATCGCCCACGCTCAGAGCGCCGGTGGCCAGCTCACGTCGGCCCAGCTCGCGCGCACCGTCGAGTCCGCCGAGGTGACGCCGGCCCAGGCCAAGAAGATTCTGCGGGCGCTCTCCGAGGCGGGAGTGACCGTGGTGGTGGACGGCTCGGCGAGCACCCGCCGCCGCGTCGCCGCGGCCCGCTCGACCACGCCGGCGTCCCGGGCCACCACCGCCAAGACCACCAAGAAGGCCGCCGCGCCGGCCCCGAAGCAGGCCCCCGGCTCCGACGATGCGCTGTCGGCACCGGCACCGCGCAAGGTGGCCGCCGCACGCAAGGCCACCGGCAGCCCCGCTGAGGGCGCCGCCACGCCGGCGAAGGCCACCAAGTCGACCCGGGCCACCAAGGCGACGGTCGCCGCCGCTGGCGCCAAGGCCGGCACCAAGGCCAAGGGCGAGGGCGCCGAGGGCGAGATCGACCCGGAGGAGCTGGCCGCCGTCATCGAGGACGTGGTGGTCGAGGAGCCGGCCGAGCTGGCCCAGGCTGCTGAGACCGACGCCGCCGCCTCGGCGACCGACAACGACTTCGAGTGGGACGACGAGGAGTCCGAGGCCCTCAAGCAGGCCCGGCGGGACGCCGAGCTGACCGCCTCCGCCGACTCGGTCCGTGCGTACCTGAAGCAGATCGGCAAGGTTCCGCTGCTCAACGCGGAGCAGGAGGTGGAGCTGGCCAAGCGGATCGAGGCCGGGCTCTACGCCGCCGAGCGGCTGCGCGCGGCCGACGAGGGCGAGGAGAAGCTCGTCCGGGAGATGGTCCGTGACCTGGGCTGGATCTCCCGTGACGGCGAGCGGGCCAAGAACCACCTCCTGGAGGCGAACCTCCGACTGGTGGTGTCGCTGGCCAAGCGGTATACGGGGCGCGGAATGGCCTTCCTCGACCTGATCCAGGAGGGCAACCTCGGTCTGATCCGCGCGGTGGAGAAGTTCGACTACACCAAGGGCTACAAGTTCTCCACGTACGCCACCTGGTGGATCCGGCAGGCGATCACCCGCGCGATGGCCGACCAGGCCCGCACCATCCGCATCCCGGTGCACATGGTCGAGGTCATCAACAAGCTCGGCCGCATACAGCGCGAGCTGCTCCAGGACCTGGGCCGTGAGCCCACTCCGGAGGAGCTGGCCAAGGAGATGGACATCACACCGGAGAAGGTGCTGGAGATCCAGCAGTACGCCCGGGAGCCCATTTCTCTGGACCAGACCATCGGCGACGAGGGCGACAGCCAACTCGGTGACTTCATCGAGGACTCCGAGGCCGTGGTCGCGGTCGACGCGGTTTCGTTCTCGCTCCTGCAGGACCAGCTCCAGCAGGTGCTGCAGACGCTCTCCGAGCGTGAGGCGGGTGTGGTACGCCTGCGCTTCGGCCTGACCGACGGCCAGCCGCGGACGCTGGACGAGATCGGCCAGGTCTACGGGGTGACCCGGGAGCGGATTCGGCAGATCGAGTCCAAGACGATGTCCAAGCTGCGTCATCCGTCCCGGTCGCAGGTCCTCCGGGATTACCTGGACTGA
- the dut gene encoding dUTP diphosphatase, translating to MTDVVPVPVQLLDSELPLPTYSHPGDAGADLVAAADVELPPGGRALVPTGVAIALPEGYVGLVHPRSGLAARLGVTVLNAPGTVDAGYRGEILVNLINHDRDVPAKISRGDRIAQLVVQQVARARFEPVAELPASRRGTGGHGSTGGHAGLVPSPAGQDRVEQRPDDAGRGQTEEVAG from the coding sequence GTGACCGACGTCGTACCCGTGCCCGTGCAGCTGCTCGACTCCGAGCTGCCGCTGCCCACGTACTCCCATCCCGGCGACGCCGGTGCCGACCTGGTGGCGGCCGCGGACGTGGAGCTGCCGCCCGGCGGCCGCGCCCTGGTGCCCACCGGTGTGGCCATCGCGCTGCCGGAGGGGTACGTGGGCCTGGTCCATCCCCGTTCCGGTCTGGCGGCCAGGCTCGGCGTGACGGTGCTCAACGCGCCCGGTACGGTCGACGCCGGCTACCGGGGTGAGATCCTGGTCAACCTGATCAACCATGATCGGGATGTGCCGGCGAAGATCTCCCGCGGCGACCGGATCGCGCAGCTCGTGGTCCAGCAGGTCGCACGGGCGCGGTTCGAGCCGGTGGCTGAGCTGCCCGCGTCCCGGCGCGGGACCGGCGGGCACGGGTCCACCGGTGGGCACGCCGGGCTGGTGCCGTCGCCGGCGGGCCAGGACCGGGTCGAGCAGCGGCCGGACGACGCGGGCCGCGGGCAGACGGAAGAGGTGGCAGGGTGA
- a CDS encoding potassium channel family protein: MRVAIAGAGNVGRSIAQELIDNGHQVMLIERQPKMLRPDRVPAAEWVLADACELSSLEEANIAGCDVVVAATGDDKTNLVLSLLAKTEFAVPRVVARVNRAENEWLFTEQWGVDVAVSKPRVMAALVEEAVTVGDLVRLMTFRQGEANLVEITLPPTAPYVGQPIHAVPLPRDSALVAILRGKRVLVPSPDDPIEAGDELIFVCTAEVEDEVRAVILGADSVERTRGSR; the protein is encoded by the coding sequence ATGCGGGTCGCCATCGCGGGCGCGGGCAACGTGGGCCGCTCGATCGCCCAGGAGTTGATCGACAACGGCCACCAGGTGATGCTGATCGAGCGCCAACCCAAGATGCTGCGTCCGGACCGGGTGCCGGCCGCCGAGTGGGTGCTGGCCGACGCCTGCGAGCTGTCCAGCCTGGAAGAGGCCAACATCGCCGGGTGCGACGTGGTGGTCGCGGCGACCGGCGACGACAAGACCAACCTGGTGCTGTCGCTGTTGGCCAAGACCGAGTTCGCGGTGCCCCGCGTGGTCGCCCGGGTCAACCGGGCCGAGAACGAGTGGCTGTTCACCGAGCAGTGGGGCGTGGACGTCGCGGTGAGCAAACCGCGGGTGATGGCCGCACTGGTCGAGGAGGCGGTCACCGTCGGCGACCTGGTCCGGCTGATGACCTTCCGGCAGGGCGAGGCGAACCTGGTCGAGATCACCCTGCCACCGACCGCGCCCTACGTCGGTCAGCCGATCCACGCCGTGCCGCTGCCCCGCGACTCCGCGCTGGTGGCGATCCTGCGTGGCAAGCGGGTCCTGGTGCCCAGCCCGGACGACCCGATCGAGGCCGGCGACGAGCTGATCTTCGTCTGCACCGCCGAGGTGGAGGACGAGGTCCGCGCGGTGATCCTCGGAGCGGACAGCGTCGAGCGGACCCGCGGTTCACGCTGA
- a CDS encoding trimeric intracellular cation channel family protein → MTTSTALLLADLTGVAVFAASGASAAVAKRLDLFGVAFVGFVAALGGGIFRDLVIDEVPPLAFADWRYVATAAITALAVFWLHPQLARLRTTVLVLDAAGLALFTVTGTLKALDARVPAVGACLIGMLTAIGGGLGRDLLTAEIPVVLRREIYALAALAGSVMVVLLYVTGQTRPVPLTAAAVLVFGLRLIALRRRWSAPVAALRPPRTDGADPRTDREW, encoded by the coding sequence GTGACCACCTCCACCGCCCTGCTCCTCGCCGACCTGACCGGCGTTGCGGTGTTCGCCGCATCCGGGGCCTCGGCGGCGGTCGCCAAGCGGCTGGACCTGTTCGGAGTCGCTTTCGTCGGCTTCGTGGCCGCCCTCGGCGGCGGGATCTTCCGGGACCTGGTCATCGACGAGGTGCCGCCGCTGGCCTTCGCCGACTGGCGGTACGTGGCCACCGCCGCGATCACCGCGCTCGCCGTCTTCTGGCTGCACCCGCAACTCGCCCGCCTGCGCACCACCGTCCTGGTGCTGGATGCGGCGGGCCTGGCGCTGTTCACCGTGACCGGCACGCTCAAGGCGCTCGACGCCCGGGTGCCGGCGGTCGGCGCCTGCCTGATCGGCATGCTCACCGCGATCGGCGGCGGTCTCGGCCGCGACCTGCTCACCGCCGAGATCCCCGTGGTGCTGCGCCGGGAGATCTACGCTCTGGCCGCGCTGGCCGGCTCGGTCATGGTGGTGCTGCTGTACGTCACCGGGCAGACCAGGCCCGTGCCGCTCACCGCCGCCGCCGTTCTGGTCTTCGGGCTACGCCTGATCGCGCTGCGTCGGCGCTGGTCCGCCCCGGTGGCCGCGCTGCGCCCGCCGCGTACCGACGGGGCGGATCCCCGCACCGACCGGGAGTGGTGA
- a CDS encoding DUF3710 domain-containing protein: MIFSRKRADAEGHTRDERATEVPDRGDAAPTLVRGPYDIAESYDDVQRLDLGSLHIPAIADVEVRVQADPQGVIQQVVLVHGDNALQLGVFAAPRSEGIWDEVREEIRQSLLRDGASAQEIDGEYGPELHAQVRTPDGPTNLRFVGIDGPRWMVRGVFQGPVATDPAVAGPLVECLDGLVVDRGQEAKPVREPLPLRLPQEIADQADAEAGDAAEPRQV; encoded by the coding sequence GTGATCTTCTCCCGAAAGCGGGCCGATGCCGAGGGGCACACCCGTGACGAGCGGGCCACCGAAGTCCCGGACCGGGGCGATGCGGCGCCGACGCTGGTGCGCGGCCCGTACGACATCGCCGAGAGCTACGACGATGTGCAGCGGCTCGACCTGGGCAGCCTGCACATCCCGGCGATCGCCGACGTCGAGGTGCGGGTGCAGGCCGACCCGCAGGGTGTGATCCAGCAGGTGGTGCTGGTGCACGGGGACAACGCGCTCCAGCTGGGCGTCTTCGCCGCCCCCCGGTCCGAGGGGATCTGGGATGAGGTGCGCGAGGAGATCCGCCAGTCGCTGCTGCGTGACGGCGCGAGCGCGCAGGAGATCGACGGCGAGTACGGCCCGGAGCTGCACGCCCAGGTGCGTACCCCGGACGGCCCGACCAACCTGCGGTTTGTCGGTATCGACGGGCCGCGCTGGATGGTCCGCGGCGTATTCCAGGGCCCGGTGGCCACCGATCCGGCTGTGGCCGGGCCGCTCGTCGAGTGCCTGGACGGCCTGGTGGTCGACCGCGGCCAGGAGGCGAAGCCGGTCCGCGAGCCGCTGCCGCTGCGACTGCCCCAGGAGATCGCCGACCAGGCCGACGCCGAGGCGGGCGACGCCGCCGAGCCGCGCCAGGTCTGA
- a CDS encoding OB-fold nucleic acid binding domain-containing protein: MTTDESRVSLRRILQRFTASEAEIDAQELRRESAECGGIPAQQCSRGQLVSVAGRLRTVVYTPRTNLPTLEADLYDGTDVVTLVWLGRRHIAGIEPGRHLTARGRVAMRDDSKVIYNPYYELDSPK, from the coding sequence ATGACGACCGACGAGAGCCGGGTGTCGCTGCGGCGCATCCTGCAACGGTTCACCGCCAGCGAGGCCGAGATCGATGCGCAGGAGCTGCGTCGGGAGAGCGCCGAGTGCGGCGGGATCCCGGCCCAGCAGTGCTCCCGGGGTCAGCTGGTGTCGGTTGCTGGTCGGCTGCGCACGGTGGTCTACACGCCGCGCACCAACCTGCCCACCCTCGAGGCCGACCTGTACGACGGCACCGACGTGGTCACCCTGGTCTGGTTGGGTCGACGGCACATCGCCGGGATCGAGCCGGGCCGGCACCTGACCGCGCGTGGCCGGGTGGCGATGCGCGATGACAGCAAGGTCATTTACAACCCTTACTACGAGCTGGACTCGCCGAAGTGA